Below is a window of Candidatus Poribacteria bacterium DNA.
TCCCGATGCCGGTTCCCAGCGCCGAGACGATGGTGACGATGCCCTCGTTCCGTAGAACGCGGTCGAGACGCGCCTTGGCGACGTTGATCCCCTTGCCCCGCAGCGGCAGAACCGCCTGGAACATGCGGTCGCGCCCCTGCTTGGCGGTTCCACCGGCGGAGTCGCCCTCGACAAGGAAGAGCTCCGACTTCGCCGGATCGCGTTCCGCGCAGTCGGCGAGCTTGCCCGGCAGCGACGAGGAACCGAGGATGCCCTTGCGCCGCGTCAGGTCGCGCGCCCGGCTGGCGGCTTCCCGCGCCGCCGCTGCTTGGATGCTCTTCTCGATGATCCGCTTGGCGATCGTCGGGTTTTCCTCGAGCGCTGTCGCGAGCTGCTCGTTGACGATCGTCTGGACGATGCCGTCCACTTCGGTGTTTCCCAGCGCGCCCTTCGTCTGACCCTCGAACTGCGGGTTCGACACGCGCACGCTGACGACGGCGACCAACCCCTCGCGGATGTCGTTGCCGGTGAGCTTCACCTTCGACGTGCGCGAGGAGCCGTTGTCCTTCGCGTACTGGTTGATCGTCCGGGTGAGGGCGGTCTTGAACCCGCTGACGTGCGTGCCGCCGTTCTTGGTGTTCACGCTGTTGGCGTAGGAATAGATGACCTCATCGTAGTCGTCGTTGTACTGGAACGCGATCTCGACCTGCGTGCCGTCGCGTTCTCCCTGGAACAGGAGCGGCTCGCGGTAGAGGACGTCCTTGCCCTGGTTGAGATAGGCGACGAACTCGGCGATCCCGTTCTCATAGTGGAACTCGCGGGGTTCCTTGAGCTTGCCGTCTTCGGCGGGTCGTTCGTCGCGCAGGACGATCCGCACGCCCCGATTCAAGAAGGCGAGCTCGCGCAGACGTGACGAGAGCGTGTCGAAGCTGAACGTCCGATCCGGGAAGATCTCGGGGTCGGGCCAGAAGGTGACCTTCGTGCCGGTCTTGCGGCTGATGCCGCTCACCTGGAGCTCGGTCGTCGGGATGCCCCGCGCGTACCGCTGCTGGTGCACCTTCCCATCGCGCCGCACTTCGACATGGAGCGACTCCGACAGCGCGTTCACGCAGGAGAGCCCGACGCCGTGGAGCCCGCTGGCGACCTTGTAACCGGCGTTCTCCCTGCCGTCGAACTTCCCGCCGGCGTGCAGGATGGTCAACGCGACCTCCAGCGCCGACTTGCCCGACGCGTGCATGTCGATCGGGATGCCCCGACCGTCATCGGTGACGCTGACGCTGCCGTCCTCGTGGATGACAACCTCGACCTCGGAGCTGTAGCCGGCGGTCACTTCGTCGATGCTGTTGTCGACCAGCTCCGTGACGAGCTGGTGGAGCCCGGCGAGGCCCGTCGTGCCGATGTACATGCCGGGCCGCTTCCGAACGGCTTCGAGCCCTTCGAGAATCTGGATGCTGCTGGCGTTATACTCGGTTGCCACCGATGGACGAGCTCCTCTCGCTCAGGACACCGAAATCACGACTGCTGATGTCTGCGGCGCGCCTCGTCCCACTTGGCGCGCTTCAGTTGGATCATCAAGACGCGGCGAAGCCCGGAACGCGCTTCGACGCCTTCGAGCCGAGCCGCGTTCTCCTCAATCCACGCGATCTCTTGCTGGCTCAGCGTGCCCCGCTCCGGGTCGAAGGCATCTTCTGCCGGCACAACATGGGACTGGGGAACCTGTCCGGGCGCTTCACGAGG
It encodes the following:
- the gyrB gene encoding DNA topoisomerase (ATP-hydrolyzing) subunit B, which translates into the protein MATEYNASSIQILEGLEAVRKRPGMYIGTTGLAGLHQLVTELVDNSIDEVTAGYSSEVEVVIHEDGSVSVTDDGRGIPIDMHASGKSALEVALTILHAGGKFDGRENAGYKVASGLHGVGLSCVNALSESLHVEVRRDGKVHQQRYARGIPTTELQVSGISRKTGTKVTFWPDPEIFPDRTFSFDTLSSRLRELAFLNRGVRIVLRDERPAEDGKLKEPREFHYENGIAEFVAYLNQGKDVLYREPLLFQGERDGTQVEIAFQYNDDYDEVIYSYANSVNTKNGGTHVSGFKTALTRTINQYAKDNGSSRTSKVKLTGNDIREGLVAVVSVRVSNPQFEGQTKGALGNTEVDGIVQTIVNEQLATALEENPTIAKRIIEKSIQAAAAREAASRARDLTRRKGILGSSSLPGKLADCAERDPAKSELFLVEGDSAGGTAKQGRDRMFQAVLPLRGKGINVAKARLDRVLRNEGIVTIVSALGTGIGKDDFDIAKLRYHRVILMADADVDGAHIRTLLLTFFFRQMPEIIHAGHLFIAQPPLYRVTRGRRVEYLQTDEQLTEFLLNAALDNVRVRNLRRDEDYTAEELETLVNAVRRVEKLVNDLGRRGIDRQRLFAQHFRGEERVRLWRIETDEGEFYRFEDEGYADLLPQDSVERDAQMSFAQLAEDSELHEIIVEDVSDLPEIQEIDVLVVGLRPLNILPTDFLVVGEEGANTDTIFRLTHGTRTEREKTGRSVWELFDHILTVGKQGLNIMRYKGLAEMTWEQLRETTMNIEKRTLLQVKLEDVVEADRMFTVLMGDQVEPRRDLIERYGQHVELDLYGA